From uncultured Draconibacterium sp.:
AATATTGCCCGAATAAATAACTTTGTCCCCATGTTACAGGAGATCAGTATTTCTGAATATATACAACTGGCCGAATCGGTTTCACTCGTTGATGTTCGCTCGCCGGGCGAATACGATAAAGGACACATACCGGGGGCGTTTAGCATTCCGTTGTTCTCGAATGAAGAACGGGCAGCTGTAGGCACAGTGTATGTTCAGCAATCAAAAGAGGAAGCCATTAAACTTGGTTATAAATACGTAACACCAAAGTTGGAGTGGTTTATTTCAGAATCGAGGAAACTGGCTCCCGAAGGAATAATTGCCGTGCATTGCTGGCGTGGTGGAATGCGCTCGAGATCATTTGCCAAACACCTTTCAGAAAACGGGTTTTCGAAAGTTTATGTGATTACCGGAGGCTACAAAGCGTTCCGAAACCATGCTTTGGAGTCGTTCAAAACAGAAGCTAATATTTGCATTCTGGGAGGTTATACCGGCAGTGGAAAAACACATATTCTAAATGCTTTAAAAGAACAGGGCGAACAAATTATTGATTTGGAAGGACTGGCGAACCACAAAGGATCGGCTTTCGGACGCGTCGGCGATGGCACTCAGCCCACAATTGAGCAGTTTGAAAACAACCTGTTTTGGGAGTGGAAAGAACTGGAATACGACAAAACCATTTGGATTGAAGACGAAAGCCACCGAATTGGTTTGGTAAATATTCCCATGAACTTTTTTGAAAACATGCGTAGTCATCCGGTGATTTTCCTTGATATTGCGCTGGAAGAAAGAGCACGATTTTTAGTTCGTGATTATTCGGCTGCTGATAAAGCCATGCTGAAAGATTCCATTCTTCGCATAAAAAAACGACTGGGAGGATTAAATACCAAAAATGCACTGGAACACCTCGAAAAAAACGAACTATACGAGGTGGCCACAATCTGCCTTTTGTATTACGACAAATATTATTTGAGAGGCTTACGCAACAGGGATCATCAGGAGGTATTTACCCTGATGTGGGACTCCATTTCTCCAGAAGTTATTAGTAAAACAATTATTGAATTTTATGAATCCATCAGAAATAAAAAATATAAAGCTCACACAGTATAGTCACGGAGCCGGATGTGGCTGCAAAATTTCGCCCAAGGTTTTAAGTACCATTCTGGAAACAAAACTCGACATGGGACTTCAACCAAACCTTTTAGTTGGTAACGACAGTCGCGACGATGCTGCCGTATTGGATTTAGGAAATGGCACAGCCATAATCAGCACCACCGATTTTTTTATGCCAATTGTAGACGATCCGTTTACTTTTGGACGTATTGCTGCCACCAACGCTATAAGCGATGTTTTTGCTATGGGCGGAAAACCAATACTTGCCATTGCTATTTTGGGCTGGCCGATAAATAAACTGGCCCCCGAAATTGCCCGCGAAGTTGTTGAAGGTGGCCGTCAGGTGTGTAAAGAAGTGGGAATAAGTTTGGCCGGCGGACACAGTATCGACAGCCCGGAACCGATTTTTGGGCTTGCTGTTACCGGGCAGGTTGACCTGAAAAACATAAAACAAAACGACACTGCCACGGAAGGTTGTCAATTGCTTTTAACCAAACCATTGGGCGTTGGCATTTTAACCACGGCTCAGAAAAAAGGTGTTTTGGCAAAAGAACACGAACAAACTGCACCGGAATTGATGTGCCAGTTAAATACGCCCGGTTTTGATTTGGCAAAAATTGAAGGTGTAAAAGCCATGACCGATATAACCGGTTTTGGATTGCTGGGGCACCTCACTGAAATGTGTGAAGGCAGTAAGCTGTCTGCACAGATTGAACACGATAAAATTCCCACACTGCCAATGCTTCAGTCTTACCTGGAACAGAATTGTATTCCGGGCGGAACTTTGCGCAATTGGGACAGCTATGGACATCAGGTTTCGATGAAAGAAGACAGCTACAAAAACATTTTATGCGATCCGCAAACCAGCGGTGGTTTATTAATTGCGGTTGAGCCCAAAGCACTTTCCGATGTGCAAACTTGTTTGGCGAAATTCAATATTCAGACAATACCGTTTGGGCAATTAACGGAAAAACAGGAACAACTAATTTCAGTCGTTTAAATGGAAAAAAACGCACATAAAGAGCCTCAAAAGCAACCCAACAATCCACTGCACGGAAAAACTCTTGAGGCTATTTTGGTGTACCTGGTAAGCTATTATGGCTGGGAAGAACTGGGAGATATTATTCACATTAACTCTTTCCGAAATAATCCCAGTTTAAAATCGAGTCTGAAATTCTTACGCAAAACTCCCTGGGCACGCGAAAAGGTGGAAAAGCTTTATGTTGAAACGGTTAAAAAGAAATAACCACTCTTCTTCAATTTTTCCTGTTATGACTAAGTTACTCCCTTCATTATACGTAGAATGAGGTGAACAGCATGTTAACGTACTCAATTGTTTAAACCTAATCATAGTCGTTTTGTTATATTGGCGTTCTTTTAACAAAATAAGAGAGACATCTATTAACTAATTAATTTTAACAAAATGAGTAAGATCGTTCAATTTGGAGAAAATGTGGAAGGCTACACCATCCCTGTGTTAAACGAAAGAGAGATCCGTGCAGCAGCTGGCATGCTTTTTATGCTGATGTTTATTTCCATTCAGCAGGCCACACAAGGTAATTTTACACCTTTAAAATATGCGATTATCATTTTCCTGACTGATATGTTAATCCGCGTACTGATCAACCCAAAATATTCGCCAACACTCATTCTCGGACGTTGGATTGTGCGAAATCAAACACCCGAATACGTTGGGGCGCGCCAAAAGAAATTTGCCTGGAAAATTGGAATTGCACTGGCTTTTACCATGCTGATATTGGCGGTTATTGTAAATTCATACAGCCCGATAACCGGAATTATTTGTATGATCTGCCTTGTGTTTTTATTCTTCGAAGCCGTATTCGGCATTTGTCTTGGATGTAAATTTTATCCTTTGCTTTTTAAAGACAAGGTTCAGTACTGCCCGGGCGAAGTTTGCGATATTAAATCACGTCATGACATTCAGAAAACAAACTGGTCACATCTTTTTATCGTATTGGGATTTGCGGCATTTATTGTTCTCACATACTTTTTGTTTAACGAAGAATTTATAAAGCCACCGTTCGATTTATTCGGATTAAGCTCATAAAAAGTTGCTTGTTATGTGCCATTCTTGTTTATTATGGGAATAATCTACAAAAGCCACTATTCATACTTCTCGGACTTGTAACTCGCAAGCTAATTTAGCAATGAATTAGGAAGTTATGTGACTTTAGTCATTAAAAAAAGCTGTTATACATCATAATAAAACACAATTTCGTTAACGCACACGCTCAATTATATTTTATAGATTTACAGAATAACTATCTAAATAAAAATTTATGATTCTTGGATTATTAAAGGAACACGGTAAAGAAACACGTGTCGCTTTACTTCCGGAAACTGTGAAAACTTTTACCGACCTGAAAGTTGAAGTATTGGTTGAACAGGGAGCTGGTGAAAAAGCATTTGCTTCCGACGCCGACTACGAAGCTGTTGGAGCAAAAACAGTTTCGCGCGACGATGTGTTTGCCAAAGCCGAAGTCCTGCTGCAAATTCAGCCTCCCGCTGAAGGAGACACCGGAAAAATTAAAGATTCTCAGGTTTGGATTAGCGCTTTCAATCCGCTTTGGGATACCGCGTTGGTTAAAACTTTCCTCGACAGGGGGATTACAACATTTAGTCTCGATCTGATTCCGCGTACAACCCGTGCGCAAGCCATGGACATTTTATCGTCGATGGCAACGGTTTCGGGCTATATGGCTGTGCTGGAAGCTGCGGTAAAACTGCCAACTTTTTTCCCCATGTTTATGACAGCTGCTGGTACCATTCGCCCGGCAAATGTGCTAATTCTGGGCGCCGGAGTAGCTGGGTTACAAGCCATTGCCACCTGCCGGAAACTGGGTGCACAGGTACAGGTTTTCGATGTACGCTCGGCGGTAAAAGAAGAGGTAATGAGTCTTGGTGGTAAATTTGTTGAAGTGGAAGGTGCTACTGAAGACAAAGCTGCCGGAGGTTATGCGGTTGAACAAACCGAAGAATTCAAAAAGAAACAGCAGGAAAAAATCAATGAAGTTGCTGCCAAATCAAATGTGGTAATCTGCACTGCGCAAATTCCGGGACGAAAAGCTCCGTTGTTAATTCCAAAAGAAGCCGTTGAGGCTATGAAACCGGGATCGGTTATTATCGATCTTGCAGCATCGACAGGTGGAAACTGCGAACTGACCAAAAACGACGAAGTTGTTGTTCACAAAGGCGTAAGCATTATCGGGCAATCGAATTATCCGGCACAAAAACCGGTTGATGCAAGTCGTATGTTTGGTAAAAACGTACTGAACTTCATGAAGTTGATGATTGGAGAGGAAGGTGAACTTAACCTGAATTTTGAAGACGATATTGTAAAAGGAACCTGCATTACCCATGCAAAAGAACTTTACAACGAACGAGTAAAATCAATAATCGAAAACGCATAAATCTACAGTATGGAACAATTTTTAACGTTTTTCTTTGAGTACAAAGAAGCCATTTTTATCATTGCTCTATCCATATTTGTGGGTATTGAGGTGATTTCGAATGTGCCTGCCGTATTGCATACTCCGCTTATGTCGGGGGCAAACGCAATCAGCGGTGTAATTATTATTGGTGGTATCATCCTGGTTGGTCATGCCGACCTATCAAAATTCTCACTCGACTTGGTACTGGGTATTCTCGCCCTAATTTTTGGTACCCTAAATGTGGTGGGTGGTTTTGCTGTTACCGACAGGATGCTTGAAATGTTTAAAAAGAAAAAAAAGTAGGCAGTTATGGATAAAGTATTAGGAACACTAAACGGAATAGATTTTACTGTTGGCGATACTTTGCTCGAACTGAGCTACCTGATTGCCGCACTTTTATTTGTATTTGGTCTGAAACTGCTTTCGCACCCCGAATCGGCCCGCCGTGGTAACCTTTGGGCAGCCGGAGGTATGGGACTGGCCATGATAACCACTTTACTTTTGCACAAAAACAGTGCAGGAGAAGGTATTTCTCTAACTAACATTTGGATTATTTTATGCGCCATTGGTGTTGGTGCGGCTATTGGCTGGATGGTTGCCCGTAAGGTAAAAATGACAGCCATGCCACAGTTGGTTTCGTTGTATAACGCAACCGGTGGTGGTGCATCAATGTTAGTGGCACTATTAGAATACCCGGCAGCTATGGCCGGCGATGTTCAATCGATACTGGTAACTGTTCTTGGATTAATTATCGGAGCAGTTGCTTTTAGTGGTAGCTTAATCGCATTCGGGAAACTTGATGGACGCGTTGGCGACATCATGAAACCATTTATGACTTACCTGAACCTGGTATTACTGGTTGCCACAATTGCCATGGGTGTTTACATTGTAATATCGCCCAATGCACCAGCTGAAATGTTGTGGGCCATTTACGCACTTACGGCCATTTCGCTCGTTTACGGGGTTATGTTCGTAATGCCAATTGGTGGTGCCGATATGCCCGTTGTAATTTCGCTTTTGAACTCGTTTACAGGTATTGCAGCTGCCATGGCTGGTTTTATTTACAACAACCAGGCGATGATTCTGGGTGGTATCCTTGTTGGTGCTGCCGGTATGATTCTTACCGTTTTGATGTGTAAAGCAATGAACCGCTCACTTATAAACGTAATTATCGGGGCCTTTGGCGGAGGTGGCGCTGCGTTGGACCGGGAACAGGGAACTATTAAAGAAATTACGCTTAGCGATGCTGCCGTTCTCCTAAGTTACTCGCAAAAAGTAGTTGTTATTCCGGGATATGGTTTAGCCGTAGCGCAGGCACAGCACATTGCACACGAACTAGATAGCTTACTTGAAAGCAAAGGCGTGGAAGTAAAATACGCCATTCACCCGGTGGCAGGTCGTATGCCGGGGCACATGAACGTTTTGCTGGCCGAAGCCGACGTACCATACGAACAGTTGGTTGAGATGGATGACATCAATCCTGATATGCCAAATGTTGATGTAGCTATTGTTGTGGGAGCCAACGATGTGGTAAATCCGGCAGCATACGACGATCCGAGCAGCCCGATTTACGGAATGCCAATTATTGATGCTCACCTGGCCAAAAACATTATTATAATGAAACGTGGTATGGGTAAAGGATATGCAGGTATCGAAAACTTCCTGTTCTTTAACGACAAAACACGTATGTTGTTTGGCGATGCCAAGAAATCGATAACCAGCCTGGTTAGTGAGATCAAGAGTATGTAAAGAAAAACTCTGGTTTTATAGATCTATAAAAAGAGCCGTTCCTGTTGGAACGGCTCTTTTCATGTCTAATAAGTTGTAACCGGTGGCTCGTAACTTGTAACTTTCTTTAAAGTCAATAAAACATTAAACCGATCACCCATTTGCTGCTAACAGCCCATTGTTCTACCTGAAATCATATTTTCGCAGGCTCAAAATTTCAACTATTTAAACTTTTAAGTATGAGTACTCAAAAAATTGGAAACCCGGCAGTTGTTGGTTTGGCCGGTTTCGGATTAACTACCCTTTTACTGCAAATTCATAACATCGGACTTTTGGGCATTGGACCGGTACTGGCCATGGGCCTCGTTTTCGGTGGATTGGCACAAATGATTGCCGGATTTATGGAACAAAAAGTGGGCAACAATTTTGGATTTAGCGCCTTTGTTGCCTATGGTTCGTTTTGGATTGGTTTAGGAATTATTTGGTTGTTGAACCATTTTAATATCTACGCCGCCTCGCATACCGATGTGGGTTGGTACTTGGTAGCCTGGGCTTTATATACCTGTATATTACTGGCTGCGTCGTTTTATGTACACAAAGCTATGGCCATTACCTTCATTTTACTCGAGATTGGTTTTATCCTGTTAATAATTGGCCATTTTGGATCTCCGAAAATGAATGTTGTTGCCGGCTACGAACTTATCTTCTGTGCACTGTCAGCATGGTATATGATGGCAGCCATCATTATCAACGACCTTGCCGGAAAAACAGTTCTACCTCTTGGTACAGCATGGGCTAAAAAAGCGAGCTAATATTTCATTTACAAAATGATATGGGAAGGGCCGGATCAATGTAAGATCCGGCCCTTTCTTTTTTACATAAAACAAAATTTATCCGGGTTCTTTTGTATGGCTGAGACAAAAATCAGCAATATTAACCTCATAATCAGCCATAAGACTTTCATTTTCCCCTCACTTTTGATACATTTGTTAAGCAAACCATTTATCGAAAGGACGTACACATGCTTGAAGAACAAACCTTAACAAGCTATGCCCCGGCAATCCGTTATACAAACGGGCAGCTTGAAAGCCAATTCAAAACCATCCTTGATAATAAACAGTTGGTAAATTTTGTGGAATCAATTTCGCAAATGGTACTTATTTTAAATAAGCACCGCCAGGTAGTTTATGCCAACAAAAGTTATAAAGATTTTTGCCGGCAATTAAATCATGATCCGTTGATAGGGAAACGCCCCGGCGAAACATTTAATTGCGCTAATGCTTTTAAATCAGTGGCAGGGTGCGGAACATCAAATGCCTGTAAATCATGTGGCGCAGTAAATGCCATTTTGGAGTCACATAAGGGGAAACGTTCAACAAAAGAGTGCCAGATACTTACAACGGATAACGATGCACTTGACATTGAGGTTACAGCAAGTCCCTTAGATCTTGATGGTGAGAAATTAACCATCTTTTCAGTAAATGATATTAGTGCCGAAAAAAGAAGAAAATCACTGGAGCGGGTTTTTATTCACGATATATTAAACAGTGCTGGTGCAATTTCAGGATTATCTTCAATTCTTACGGAAATAGACGATGCTGAGCAATTAAAAGATATTGCCCAAACGATTGAAGATGCGTCGAAGAATCTTATCGAGGAAATACAGACGCAGCGAGAATTGAGTGCTGCTGAAAGGGGTGAACTTCAGTTACACATAAAAGAGTTAAACAGTGAAGAAGTCCTATCAGAACTACAAAGGACATATGCCAAACATGAACTAAATGCCGGTAAACCGATACATATTAGCACAGAATCAGCCAATTGCACAATTAATACTGATATTGTATTGCTGAGGCGAATTCTTGGAAATATGATTAAGAACGCTATTGAGATGAACGTTCCTCATGATACCATTACACTTATGTGTAAAGTCAGACAGAATCTGATAGAGTTTTCTGTTCACAACAACAGCGTGGTTCCTGAAGAAGTTAAGGATCAACTCTTTAAACGCTTCTATTCCACAAAAGGACAAGGGCGTGGTTTGGGTACCTACAGCATGAAATTATTGGGCGAAAAATACCTGAATGGTAAAGTTAGCTTTACCAGCTCAGAAGAAAGAGGAACAACTTTTTATATTCAACTTCCTAAATAGTTCCTCACAAAAACTTTCTATAACAGTTGAGCTTTTTATCTTTGGTTTTTTTAAACAAAATGACCAAAGAAAAGCTATATAACAAAATAATGACGCTGATTGATGAACGAATCGAATCGGCGAAAACAGCTATTGCTTCGGCTAAAGAATCGCGCGACAGCGAAACGAAAAGTAGCGTGGGAGACAAATACGAAACCGGCCGCACGCTCATGCAACAGGAAGTAGAAAAAAATCGTGTTCAACTACACAAAGCCGAAAGAATAAAAACCGAGCTGGAAAACATCGACCTCAAGAAAAAGTTCGATAAAGTTGAGTTTGGCAGCCTGGTTTCCGACGGGAAAATCATGTATTTTATTTCAACAGCATTAGGCAAAATCGACGTGGATGGCAAAAGCTGTTTTTGCATTTCGCTGGCCTCCCCTATTGGTAAAGCACTCCGCAACAAATGCGTGGGTGATAAAATAAGTTTCATGGAAAAAACCATTGAAATAGTAGATATTGAATAAAAATATTTTGGTAGAAAAACACCCTTTATCAATCCAAAATTTCAGTTACCTTTAAACTTGCGAAAACATAAAAACAACTTGCCATGCAAAAAAATAAATCACATGTTTTTAAGTCTATCATGTTTTTATTTCTGCTCCTTAATTTTTATTCTTTCTCAACAAAGGCACAGGAATACGCTGTTGGAGCCGATCTCTCGTTTTTAAAAGAAGCCGAAGACAATGGTTTTGAATTTAAAGAAAACGGAGAAGTAAAAAAAGGCATCGAAATATTTAAAGACCACGGTTACAACTGGATACGGCTGCGATTGTTTCACTCGCCCACACAACTTCCGAACAACCTGGAATACACCATTGCCACAGCGCAAATGGCCAAAGAATATGATTTTAAATTTTTGCTCGATTACCATTATTCCGACACATGGGCCGATCCAGGAAAACAGTTCATCCCAAAAGCGTGGGAAGGTCTTTCGCACGAAACACTGGTAGATTCGGTCTATGAATACACGCGCAAAACAATGATTGCCTTTCGTAAAGCCGGTGTTTTTCCTGATATGGTTCAGGTAGGCAACGAAATAAGTAACGGAATGCTTTGGCCCGACGGCAAACTACCCGACAATTGGGACAACCTGGCTGATTTGATTCAAGCCGGAATTAATGGTGTTTATGCCAGCTGCGGCAATAATCCGTGCCCGAAAATTATGATTCACATTGACAAAGGCGGCGATAAGGAATTCACCAAATATTGGTACGACAAACTACTATCATACGGAGTTGATTTTGATGTAATGGGACAATCGTATTATCCTTGGTGGCATGGCTCAATTCTCGATTTGCGCAATACACTAAACTTTATGGCGCGCAGCTACAAGAAAGAAATCATGGTGGTTGAAGCAGCCTACAATTTTGCGCCCGCTGAATACATTGGCAAGACGGCACCTTTTGCGGAGTCGCCAGAAGGACAGCGCCAGTTTTTGGAAGAAGTGAACCGCGTAGTACTTAATGTGCCCGATGGCTTGGGCACCGGCATTTTCTGGTGGGAACCCGCCGTGGAAAATAAAGGTTTTGGCTACCGCACATTCTTTGATGAAGAAGGAAATGTGCAACCTGTTATTGAAGTTTTCGACCGATTTACACGCCACTAAATAAACATGGAAAGACAAGAACATGAATTGCCACAGGCACTTATTCAATGGGGTTGGAA
This genomic window contains:
- a CDS encoding Re/Si-specific NAD(P)(+) transhydrogenase subunit alpha, with protein sequence MILGLLKEHGKETRVALLPETVKTFTDLKVEVLVEQGAGEKAFASDADYEAVGAKTVSRDDVFAKAEVLLQIQPPAEGDTGKIKDSQVWISAFNPLWDTALVKTFLDRGITTFSLDLIPRTTRAQAMDILSSMATVSGYMAVLEAAVKLPTFFPMFMTAAGTIRPANVLILGAGVAGLQAIATCRKLGAQVQVFDVRSAVKEEVMSLGGKFVEVEGATEDKAAGGYAVEQTEEFKKKQQEKINEVAAKSNVVICTAQIPGRKAPLLIPKEAVEAMKPGSVIIDLAASTGGNCELTKNDEVVVHKGVSIIGQSNYPAQKPVDASRMFGKNVLNFMKLMIGEEGELNLNFEDDIVKGTCITHAKELYNERVKSIIENA
- the selD gene encoding selenide, water dikinase SelD encodes the protein MNPSEIKNIKLTQYSHGAGCGCKISPKVLSTILETKLDMGLQPNLLVGNDSRDDAAVLDLGNGTAIISTTDFFMPIVDDPFTFGRIAATNAISDVFAMGGKPILAIAILGWPINKLAPEIAREVVEGGRQVCKEVGISLAGGHSIDSPEPIFGLAVTGQVDLKNIKQNDTATEGCQLLLTKPLGVGILTTAQKKGVLAKEHEQTAPELMCQLNTPGFDLAKIEGVKAMTDITGFGLLGHLTEMCEGSKLSAQIEHDKIPTLPMLQSYLEQNCIPGGTLRNWDSYGHQVSMKEDSYKNILCDPQTSGGLLIAVEPKALSDVQTCLAKFNIQTIPFGQLTEKQEQLISVV
- the mnmH gene encoding tRNA 2-selenouridine(34) synthase MnmH; this encodes MLQEISISEYIQLAESVSLVDVRSPGEYDKGHIPGAFSIPLFSNEERAAVGTVYVQQSKEEAIKLGYKYVTPKLEWFISESRKLAPEGIIAVHCWRGGMRSRSFAKHLSENGFSKVYVITGGYKAFRNHALESFKTEANICILGGYTGSGKTHILNALKEQGEQIIDLEGLANHKGSAFGRVGDGTQPTIEQFENNLFWEWKELEYDKTIWIEDESHRIGLVNIPMNFFENMRSHPVIFLDIALEERARFLVRDYSAADKAMLKDSILRIKKRLGGLNTKNALEHLEKNELYEVATICLLYYDKYYLRGLRNRDHQEVFTLMWDSISPEVISKTIIEFYESIRNKKYKAHTV
- a CDS encoding acetate uptake transporter — translated: MSTQKIGNPAVVGLAGFGLTTLLLQIHNIGLLGIGPVLAMGLVFGGLAQMIAGFMEQKVGNNFGFSAFVAYGSFWIGLGIIWLLNHFNIYAASHTDVGWYLVAWALYTCILLAASFYVHKAMAITFILLEIGFILLIIGHFGSPKMNVVAGYELIFCALSAWYMMAAIIINDLAGKTVLPLGTAWAKKAS
- a CDS encoding DUF4395 domain-containing protein, coding for MSKIVQFGENVEGYTIPVLNEREIRAAAGMLFMLMFISIQQATQGNFTPLKYAIIIFLTDMLIRVLINPKYSPTLILGRWIVRNQTPEYVGARQKKFAWKIGIALAFTMLILAVIVNSYSPITGIICMICLVFLFFEAVFGICLGCKFYPLLFKDKVQYCPGEVCDIKSRHDIQKTNWSHLFIVLGFAAFIVLTYFLFNEEFIKPPFDLFGLSS
- a CDS encoding NAD(P) transhydrogenase subunit alpha; protein product: MEQFLTFFFEYKEAIFIIALSIFVGIEVISNVPAVLHTPLMSGANAISGVIIIGGIILVGHADLSKFSLDLVLGILALIFGTLNVVGGFAVTDRMLEMFKKKKK
- a CDS encoding glycosyl hydrolase 53 family protein, which codes for MQKNKSHVFKSIMFLFLLLNFYSFSTKAQEYAVGADLSFLKEAEDNGFEFKENGEVKKGIEIFKDHGYNWIRLRLFHSPTQLPNNLEYTIATAQMAKEYDFKFLLDYHYSDTWADPGKQFIPKAWEGLSHETLVDSVYEYTRKTMIAFRKAGVFPDMVQVGNEISNGMLWPDGKLPDNWDNLADLIQAGINGVYASCGNNPCPKIMIHIDKGGDKEFTKYWYDKLLSYGVDFDVMGQSYYPWWHGSILDLRNTLNFMARSYKKEIMVVEAAYNFAPAEYIGKTAPFAESPEGQRQFLEEVNRVVLNVPDGLGTGIFWWEPAVENKGFGYRTFFDEEGNVQPVIEVFDRFTRH
- a CDS encoding NAD(P)(+) transhydrogenase (Re/Si-specific) subunit beta, with amino-acid sequence MDKVLGTLNGIDFTVGDTLLELSYLIAALLFVFGLKLLSHPESARRGNLWAAGGMGLAMITTLLLHKNSAGEGISLTNIWIILCAIGVGAAIGWMVARKVKMTAMPQLVSLYNATGGGASMLVALLEYPAAMAGDVQSILVTVLGLIIGAVAFSGSLIAFGKLDGRVGDIMKPFMTYLNLVLLVATIAMGVYIVISPNAPAEMLWAIYALTAISLVYGVMFVMPIGGADMPVVISLLNSFTGIAAAMAGFIYNNQAMILGGILVGAAGMILTVLMCKAMNRSLINVIIGAFGGGGAALDREQGTIKEITLSDAAVLLSYSQKVVVIPGYGLAVAQAQHIAHELDSLLESKGVEVKYAIHPVAGRMPGHMNVLLAEADVPYEQLVEMDDINPDMPNVDVAIVVGANDVVNPAAYDDPSSPIYGMPIIDAHLAKNIIIMKRGMGKGYAGIENFLFFNDKTRMLFGDAKKSITSLVSEIKSM
- a CDS encoding ATP-binding protein yields the protein MLEEQTLTSYAPAIRYTNGQLESQFKTILDNKQLVNFVESISQMVLILNKHRQVVYANKSYKDFCRQLNHDPLIGKRPGETFNCANAFKSVAGCGTSNACKSCGAVNAILESHKGKRSTKECQILTTDNDALDIEVTASPLDLDGEKLTIFSVNDISAEKRRKSLERVFIHDILNSAGAISGLSSILTEIDDAEQLKDIAQTIEDASKNLIEEIQTQRELSAAERGELQLHIKELNSEEVLSELQRTYAKHELNAGKPIHISTESANCTINTDIVLLRRILGNMIKNAIEMNVPHDTITLMCKVRQNLIEFSVHNNSVVPEEVKDQLFKRFYSTKGQGRGLGTYSMKLLGEKYLNGKVSFTSSEERGTTFYIQLPK
- a CDS encoding VF530 family protein, with product MEKNAHKEPQKQPNNPLHGKTLEAILVYLVSYYGWEELGDIIHINSFRNNPSLKSSLKFLRKTPWAREKVEKLYVETVKKK